One Eurosta solidaginis isolate ZX-2024a chromosome 5, ASM4086904v1, whole genome shotgun sequence DNA segment encodes these proteins:
- the LOC137233546 gene encoding shematrin-like protein 1, with the protein MFKTLILSLALLCCAHKTFAGLIGGYGGHGLGYGYGLGHGGLYSGLGHYGILGYGHYGGLGYGHGLAAPIITKTIVAAPVIEKIHAAPIITKTIAAPISYGLGHGLYGGHGLYGGLYGHGYGYGHGW; encoded by the exons ATGTTTAAAACG CTAATACTTAGCCTGGCATTACTTTGCTGCGCTCACAAAACCTTCGCAGGATTAATTGGCGGCTATGGCGGCCATGGCTTGGGCTATGGTTATGGATTAGGGCATGGTGGACTTTACAGTGGACTTGGTCACTATGGCATTTTAGGCTACGGTCACTATGGCGGCTTAGGCTATGGTCACGGTTTGGCAGCACcaataattacaaaaacaattgtagcAGCGCCAGTTATTGAGAAAATTCATGCCGCGCCTATCATCACGAAAACAATTGCTGCGCCTATTTCATATGGCTTAGGACATGGCTTGTATGGTGGTCATGGTTTGTATGGTGGCCTTTATGGGCATGGGTATGGTTATGGCCATGGTTGGTAG
- the LOC137233547 gene encoding cuticle protein 10.6, with product MFKYAVFIAVSLIAGAAAAPGYLTGAHSLGELHAGPALSLGHSAPELSYTHAAPAISYGHSAIAAPSYSYAAPAITKIASPSYSYAAPALSHGPAISYAAPSYAKISSGPIVSHAPLAASSLSFGHGYGLGVGYGHGYGLGHGLGLGHGW from the exons ATGTTCAAATAC GCTGTCTTTATTGCCGTGTCTTTGATTGCCGGTGCCGCAGCTGCACCAGGATACTTGACTGGCGCGCATAGTTTGGGTGAATTACACGCTGGTCCGGCATTATCTTTGGGTCACAGCGCACCAGAATTATCATATACGCATGCTGCTCCAGCCATCTCGTATGGTCATTCTGCTATTGCTGCTCCATCTTATTCTTATGCTGCTCCAGCTATCACCAAGATCGCTTCGCCATCGTATTCTTATGCTGCTCCAGCCTTATCACATGGACCGGCCATATCATATGCTGCTCCGTCTTACGCAAAAATATCATCCGGACCAATCGTATCGCATGCGCCGCTTGCTGCTTCATCATTGAGCTTTGGTCATGGTTATGGCTTAGGTGTTGGTTATGGACATGGTTACGGATTGGGTCATGGTTTGGGTTTGGGTCATGGCTGGTAA